In Bradyrhizobium guangdongense, the sequence CAGCCTCGCGCGCAGCCTTTGCTTCAGCGCGCTTAGCCGCGAGCGCCTCCCGCTCGGCGCGCTTTGCCACCACAGCAGGATCGTCAGGGCCCGGCTGCGACTTGAATTTGTTCAAAAGATTTTTGCGGGCTTCCAGCGCCGCCTTTTGCCGGTCTGCGAAGCCGGGTTCCCTAAATCCACTCATTCGACGAGCCTTGTCATCCTCGCTTTCGATCCTACATCACTGCCTGTTGGTACGTCGGCTGGGCACAAGCAGGCGCCACACGACGCAGAAGCGTGTACATCGCCGCGCGTCGTGAAGCCACCCATAATCGCAGCCGATCAGGTCAACGAAATCGCTTACCCAGCCGATCCTTCGTAGCCCGGAAAAACTGCCGAATTGTGATGTCCCTCATAAGGGCACCCAGCGGCGGCGCTTAGCGTCCGCCCCAACGAGACGGAGCACGGGCATGATCTTTTTCCGGCTGAGCCCGAAGGCCCTTGCAATCACGGCCGCCGCGGTGGCTGTCGCCGGTGCGCTGCTGTTGGCTGGACGCCCGCAACCCATCGAGAGCACCGTTTTGGGAGCCAATTGGGAGTGCACCCAGACCGCGTTCATCCTCACGAGTTGCGCACCGCGCGCGCAGCACGCGATCCCGGCGGTTGAGACCTCGCGCAAAGAGGCGCTGAAGCCGACCAGGGGGTGAGGGCTGCGTGGATGTGACGGGACGTCGCAGAGGTGCTACAGGGCCTCACCGGAGCGACAAGACCTCCCATGCCCAAGCCTGAATCCAATCCTGCCTCCAAGTCTGATCCGATCGAGAAGCCCAGCGGGCCGCCAAAGCCCCCATCCGGGGACAGCCGCCGCGGCGCCATCGCGGGACTGATCATCGCGGCCGTCATCCTCGGGATCGGCCTGTGGCTCGCCCGCGACCTCACGGCGGCGAGCAAGATGCAGGACTGCCTGATGTCCGGGCGCAGCAATTGCAATGTGATCGAGCCGGCCCGCTAGACTGGTTTGGTGAGTCGTCGCCGAACGAAAAATTGCCGTGATCTTAATCATTTGTAACGGGACACGGCCGGATGGGCGGGTCAATTTTGACCGGTCGCTTCGGCAGGTTAGCTTTGTCAGCCGGCATCAGCCAGGTGCGATCAGAATCGTCTATCGCGCGTGGACCACGGCAATTTCTGAAAGTAGGGGGTAGCACAATGAGTGCGTCCGGCCGCATGAAGATCATCATTCCCATGGTTTCGGCCATGTCGTTGCTGGCGCTGTCAGCGCAAGCGCAGGACGCGGGTCCGCCGAAGGCCGCTGCCCAGCCGCCGGGGCAGGGTGCCGGCACGCCGCCCCAGACCAACCAGAATACGCGCAAGGGACCTCCGCCGCAGCAGGCCGCGAGACCCGCGCCGCAGCCCGGTGGCCAGGCCCATACGGCACCAGCCCCAGGCCACCACGCAGCCGGTGGTCCGGCTCCGAGACCCGGACGCACCATGGCGCGCGGCCCCGCGCCGACGCGCGACTGGGGCGGACACGCCTATCGTGGCAATCTTGCCTGGGAAGGCGGACGCTGGCGGCATGAAGTCCACAACGGCCGCTCCGGCTGGTGGTGGGACGTCGGTGGCGTCTGGTACTATTATCCGGAGCGGATGGATGGTCCGCCCGCTTACATCTCCGAAGAGTATATCGACGACGTGCCGGTGGCTTACGCACCGCCCGGTCCGCCGGTCGCCTATGAACCGCCGCCCCCACCGCCGCCGGCCGATCCGGGTGCGAGCGCGCTCGGCGGCGCCATCGTCGGCGGGGTGCTCGGTGGCTTGCTGTCCGGCAGCGCCACGGGCGCAGCCGCTGGCGCCGTCATCGGCGGCGCGACCGGTGCAATCGCGGGCGCTACGGCCGCTTCGCGCCCGGGCTACTATTGGGCCGAGGGCATTTGCTACTACCGCTATCCGAGCGGCCAGTATGTCCAGGCCGATCCGCGCGCTTGCTACTGAAGCTTGAGCGCGCAATCCAACGTGAGCGAGGCGGGCCCGGTGCCCGCCTCGTTTTCGTCGAGAGGCCGGGATCGCTCCGGAATGAGGAAAACACGAACATCGCCGGCGCCGTGATCTCGCGCCGGTCGCTCGCAAAACTCGTCGCGGTAATATCGTGCGGAAGCGCAGCGATGCCACTTTTGCCCTCCGCAATCATACGGACGAATTTGCCACGCACTTGTCCATATCGGGCGGCTAGAATCTCCGTCGATGTGCACGAAGTACGACCCGCAGCTTGAAGCCGAGGCAGCGATGAAGCGTGCGGCGGCGTCCGAAGGCGCCGACCGGCAACGACTCATCGAGCTGGCGCTGGCTTGGCATCAGCTCGCCCGCGATCGTCGCGACGACGAGCGGAGAGACTGATTTCTATCTTGATGGTCTGCCCGGTCCGGGCGTTGTGACGAGCCATGAGAAAGCCCCGTGCTCGGGGGGACAAGCACGGGGCCCTTCAAAGCCGACCGGGGCTGGCGGGTCGGCACCACTCTATTTCATCGCAGACAACACGCCCGTCGCGATTCCGTTCCGCGTGGCGGCTGGCGGTTGTTTCGCTCGGCTGAAGCTCGCAAAGGAACATCTGTTCCCGGCCGACGTTGGCCCGACATGACCGACCTTGAATTGCGCGCACAGTCTTTCGAGATCGCCTGGAAATATCTCGACCAGTCCGGTCTGCTCACGGGCGAGCGCAAGGATGCGGCCCGCTTCATCCTGAACAGGATCGATCGCATGATGATTCGCGGCGAGCGGCGCAGATTGCTGCTCTCGAATGCCGCGATCGATGCGTATCGGATGCGGCCTGCGCTCGTGCCGCTCGAGGCTTGATAAACTCAAGCTGCAGAAACGCGGCGTTAAGACTCCTCGATACGCCGATTTCGCGGTCTCGATTCGTGCTCGGGGAACGAAGCGGAGTCGGATCGTGAACGAACAAAAAGCCGCCGTTGGACCTCCTGCACACGCCAAGCGTTGAAGAGCGATGGAAGCTTTCCGATCGTTGCATCAAGACGCGCATGGAGACCATTGAAGCCTATCTCGATCGCAAGCACAGGGAAATCGGGCTGCTGAACGATTGCCTGAAGAACCCGCGACGCTTGCCCCGTCCGCGATCGGTGGATGAGGTCATCAAGACAAAATTCCAGCTCACCGCCATGCTGCATGCGGAGCATGCGCTGCAGGACTGGAAAGCGACGGAGACGGCGTGGTCGGCATCGGCCTGTCCCACCAGCGGTCCGTTCGCTTTCAGTTATGACTACCAGCGGGCAGATCTCACTGTCACCGGCCCTTCGTTCTATGAACTCGAGCACGGCTGCATCAGCGAGACGATCTATTCCGCTTCGGGCATGGCCGCGATCTCGACGCTGCTGCTGGCATCCGCATTGACTTTCGCCCATGGAGATATTCTGGTGCTGCCGGGCTCCTACGGTGAGACGTTGGAGCTGATCGAGCGCTTTGTTCCGAGCTTGCGTCTCGTTCCCCTGAAACTGCCGCTGGCGGATGCCTTTGGCCGAACCGGCACGCCGCGCATCTTGCTGCTGGATTCGTGCATCTCTGCCGGCGCGTTCGAAGCCGTTCTGCACTGCGACGGGGCTGGCCTCGATCTTCTGGTGTTCGACACGACGTGCTTTGCCGGCCGCTCAGGGCGCATCCGGCGCGTGCTGCGCTGGGCGAAGCGATGCAGGCTTCCGGTGGTGATGGTGCGAAGTCATAACAAGCTGGATTCGCTCGGTGCGGAATACGGCAGGCTCGGTTCTGCGGTTTTCGTCAGCTGGAGCGAGCAGGGCGCTGAGCAACGCCGTTCGATGATCAAACGGCTTGCCGTGGATACAAGCAATGCGGTTCGGCTTCTCGGCGGCGCGGCGCTGCCGGCGCACTTCCCGCCTTTTGTCGGCAGTGATGCGTATTGGGCGTTAACGAAGACCCGTGTCGCAGCCATCCTGCGCAATGGTCGCCATGCCGCTTGCTTGTTCGCGCGCGAGCTTGCTTCGCTCGCGGCCGAACTCCACTTCACCCATGGCCTCTACGTCACGCTCCGCGCCGGTCGTCCCCTCGACGAGGCAAGTGCGCGGCGAGCCGCCGAGGCCATGAGTCACGATCTGAGCCGAAAGGGACATCCCATCCGCCACGCCGGCAGCTTCGGCTTCGACTTTGCCGCGACCGAATGGTTTCACGACGCGACCACGGACCGGTACAGCGTCCGGGTCGCGGTCCCGGATCTGCCGACCAGGCCGTGGAATGACCTTGCAGCGGCGATCGCGGAGTGGTGGCGGTCGAATCAATGCCGGCTATGATCGTCACGACCGGCCTATCGTCGATTTGCCCGGCCGACTTGTTGCCGCGCAGGCATTATTCGATCGCCGATGGCTGCTTCTCATGGTCGCGATGCGTCCAGGCCTGGACGGCGGAGGCGAGGTCATGAGGGCTCATGGCAACATGGACAATGGAAGCCTGCGCCGTTTCGATGCGCTGCTTGATTGCGCCGGAGTTGACGTCGACGACTGCGTCGAGCGCCAGAAACGACATTGCAACGACCGCCACCGCAAGGGCGATTCCCATTCTCGTTAGTTCAGTTCGCGGCATCGACGGTCCTTCTCGGGCAAAGCTAGCCCGCCGCGCATAGATAGGGCGCGTCCGTCCGGTTCAAAGACCGGAGAAAGCCAACCCACGCGTTCGTGAAAGACATGGGATCGGCAAGGAAGGGATCGGGTGGCGCGTTTCGCGTTTCATGATGAACGCCGTCGCACGTCGACAAGGCTGAGGTTTTGGCGATCCCGGCAGGAATCGAACCTGCAACCCTCAGAGTAGAAATCTGATGCTCTATCCAGTTGAGCTACGGGACCGTCCTGAACCGCCCCGCGCTGGGGCCGGCTGTTCATATAGCATGCCAATAGGAAAAATCCGGCGTTTCGCCAAGTCTGAACCGAACCGTTTTCCTCTGTGGCGCGACAAAACGGAACGGTGAAGTGTCAGGGTGCCGGGTTGAGCGGCAGCGGACTGGACGACGGATCACGTCGCCGGCAACGCTGGCCAGCTTCCGGGACACGGTCGCCGGCCGACTGGTCGGGTATTGGCTGCGCCACAGGACGGCGCGCGCGGCGGTATCTTGATCGGTCTCCTCTGGGCGTGACTTGCCATGGCGAATGCGACGTTTTGCACCTCTGGTTCCATCGCCTTGAGTCTGTCACCTTTCCGCGCACTTCATCGCCGCCGCGGCGCTCGTCCGCGATTTCCGGGAGTCCAATCATGATCGGTCTGGTTCGCGCCGTCACCCTCTGCGCCGCGCTGGCGTTGGGCCTGAGCGCCGCGCACGCCGCTGAAAAAGCCTTCAAGCGCGACGATCTCGCCGATTCCGCGATCAAGCTGGAGGCGCAGATCAAGAGCGAGGCGGGGCCAGTCGCCAAGACCAATGCGACGCTGCGCACCGACGCCGACGCCGCTTTCAAGCGCTTCGATTTCCGCACGGGCCTGTCGGTGCTCGGCCAGATCGCCGCGACCACCCCGGAGGATGCTGGCAACTGGTTGCGGCTCGCCAGGGCCATCTTCCAGATCATGCCGAAGAGCTCGAGCGAACAGACGTTCCTGCTGGAGCGTGCCTCGACCGCGGCCTACATCGCCTATATGCGCGCCGGCAATCCGGGCGAGGAGGCCGATGCGCTCGCCGTGCTCGGCAGGGCGCTGGCTGAACGGCATTTGTTCCGGCCGGCGCTGGATTCGCTGCGGCTGTCGCTCGATACCAAGGAGGTCGCCGACGTCCGCGGCCAATACGAGAAGCTGCGCGACGAGCACGGCTTCCGGCTGCTCGACTACACCGTGGACTCGGATTCGGCGAGCCCGCGCGCCTGCTTCCAGTTCTCCGAGGAGCTCGCCAAGCGCACCGACTTCGCGCCCTTCCTGGCGCTGGCGGGTCAGGACAAGCCGGCGCTGTCGGCCGAAGGCAAGCAGCTCTGCGTCGACGGGCTGAAGCACGGGGAGCGCTACAACATCAATCTGCGCGCCGGCCTGCCGTCCACGGTGAAGGAAGGCTTGCCGAAATCGGCCGAGTTCAACATCTATGTGCGCGACCGCAAACCGTTCGTGCGCTTCACCAGCCGCGCCTATGTGCTGCCGCGCACCGGCCAGCGCGGCATTCCCGTCGTCAGCGTCAACACGCCCGCGGTGAACATCAACGTCTTCCGCATCGGGGACCGCAACCTGATCAACACGGTGGTCGACAGCGACTTCCAGAAGACCTTGTCGAAATATCAGCTCTCGGATCTCGGCAACGAGCGGGGCGTCAAAGTCTGGTCCGGCGAACTGGCGACGGCGATGACGCTGAACCAGGACGTCACCACGGCATTTCCGGTCGACGAAGCGCTTGGCGAGCTCCAGCCCGGCGTCTACGTGATGACGGCCGCAGCCAAGGGGCCGGGCTCGGACGACGATTACCAGCTCGCAACGCAATGGTTCATCGTCTCTGACCTTGGCGTCACGGCCTATTCCGGCAATGACGGCATCCACGTCTTCGTCAACTCGCTGGCTTCGACCGACCCGGTCGGCAAGGCCGAGGTGCGGCTGGTTGCCCGCAACAATGAGATTTTGGCGACGCGCAAGACCGACGAAGCGGGCCACGTTCTGTTCGAGGCGGGGCTCGCGCGCGGTGAGGGCGGCCTGTCGCCGGCCATGCTGACGGTCACCGGCGAGAAGGCCGACTATGCCTTCCTCAGCCTCAAGACCTCCGCCTTCGACCTGTCCGACCGCGGCGTTGCCGGCCGCGCGGTGCCCGCGGGCGCCGACGCCTTCGTCTATGCTGAGCGCGGCGTCTACCGCTCCAGCGAGACCGTCTATCTCACCGCGCTGCTGCGCGACGGCCAGGGCAATGCCGTCAATGGCGGGCCGCTGACGCTCGTGATCGAGCGCCCCGACGGCGTCGAATTCCGCCGCGCCGTGCTGTCCGACCAGGGCGCCGGTGGCCGCACGCTTGCCGTGCCGCTCAACTCCGCCGTCCCGACCGGCACCTGGCGGGTGCGCGCGTTCACCGATCCGAAGGGCTCTTCGGTCGGCGAGACCACCTTCATGGTCGAGGACTATGTCCCGGATCGGATCGAATTCGACTTGTCCGCCAAGGACAAGCTGATCAAAGCTAATACTCCTGTGGAGCTTAAGGCGGACGGCCATTTCCTGTACGGCGCGCCGGCGTCGGGCCTCCAGCTCGAGGGCGACATGCTGATTGCGCCGGCTGCCGAGCGGCCCGGATTTGCCGGCTACCAGTTCGGCGTCGCCGACGAGGAGACCACCTCGAATGAGCGTACGCCGCTGGAGAACCTTCCCGAGGCCGACGCCAACGGCGTTGCCACATTCCCGGTGACACTCGACAAGCAGCCGGCCTCGACCCGCCCGCAGGAAGCGCAGATCTTCGTCCGCATGGTCGAGACGGGGGGACGCGCCGTCGAGCGCAAGCTGGTGCTGCCCGTTGCGCCCGCAACCGCCCTGATCGGCATCAAGCCGTTGTTCGCAGACAAGAACGTCGCGGAAGGCGACAAGGCCGATTTCGACGTCGTGTTCGTCTCGCCCGAGGGCAAGACCCTGGCCCGCGACGGCCTGCGCTATGAGCTCCTGAAGATGGAGTCGCGCTACCAATGGTATCGCCAGAACAATTACTGGGAGTACGAGCCGGTCAAGTCGACGTCGCGCGTTGCTGACGGCGACGTCACGATTGCAGCCGACAAGCCCACCCGCATCTCGCTGGCGCCGCGCCCCGGCCGCTACCGGCTCGAGGTGAAGTCGAACGATGCCGACGGCCCGGTGACGTCGGTGCAATTCGACGTCGGCTGGTATTCCGACGGCAGCGCCGACACGCCGGACCTGCTGGAAACCTCGATTGACAAGCCGCAATACGCTTCAGGCGACACCATGACGGTGTCGGTCAATGCCCGCACCGCCGGCAAGCTCACCATCAACGTGCTCGGCGATCGCCTGCTGACGACGCAAACCATCGACGTCAAGGAAGGCACTGCGCAGGTGAAGATCCCGGTCGGCAACGACTGGGGCACCGGAGCCTATGTGGTGGCGACGCTGCGCCGTCCGCTCGATGCGGCCGCCCAGCGCATGCCGGGCCGTGCGATCGGCCTGAAATGGTTCGGGATCGACAAGCAGGCCCGTACGCTCCAGGTGAAGCTGACGCCGCCGACGCTGATCCGGCCGAATTCGATGCTGAAGATCCCGGTCAAGCTCGACGGCCTCAATCCAGGCGAGGATGCCAAGGTGGTCATCGCCGCCGTCGACGTTGGCATCCTCAATCTCACCAATTACAAGCCGCCGGCGCCGGACGATTATTATCTCGGCCAGCGCCAGCTCTCAGCGGAGATCCGCGATCTCTATGGGCAGCTGATCGACGGCATGTCGGGTACGCGCGGCCAGATCAAATCCGGCGGCGACGCCGGCGCGGCCGAGTTGCAGGGCTCACCGCCCGCGCAGAAGCCGCTGGCGCTCTATTCGGGCATCGTCACTGTCGGCGCCGACGGCAGCGCCGAGGTGAGCTTCGACATACCCGAGTTCGCCGGCACAGCCCGCGTGATGGCGGTGGCATGGACCGCGACCAAGCTCGGCCGCGCCAACACCGACGTCGTGATCCGTGATCCTGTGGTGCTGACGACGACGCTGCCGCGCTTCCTGCTCAACGGCGACCACGGCACGGTCAACCTCGAGGTCGACAATGTCGAGGGCCAGGCCGGCGACTACGTGATCAAGGTGAAGACGGGCGGCCCGGTGAAAATGACCGGCAATCCCGCCACCACCGTCAAGCTCGCCGCCAAGCAGCGCAACTCGTTCTCGCTCGCGCTCGATGCGACCGCGGCGGGGCAGGCGACGCTCGATGTCGACATCAAGGGGCCGAACGGCCTGGCGCTGGCGCGTCACTACGCGTTCGACGTCAA encodes:
- a CDS encoding DUF2273 domain-containing protein — protein: MPKPESNPASKSDPIEKPSGPPKPPSGDSRRGAIAGLIIAAVILGIGLWLARDLTAASKMQDCLMSGRSNCNVIEPAR
- a CDS encoding DUF6481 family protein, with amino-acid sequence MSGFREPGFADRQKAALEARKNLLNKFKSQPGPDDPAVVAKRAEREALAAKRAEAKAAREAEKAEQKRIEEEAKAAEAARLAREAEEAAAKAAALEAEQKAKRDARYAARKAKRK
- a CDS encoding alpha-2-macroglobulin family protein, whose translation is MIGLVRAVTLCAALALGLSAAHAAEKAFKRDDLADSAIKLEAQIKSEAGPVAKTNATLRTDADAAFKRFDFRTGLSVLGQIAATTPEDAGNWLRLARAIFQIMPKSSSEQTFLLERASTAAYIAYMRAGNPGEEADALAVLGRALAERHLFRPALDSLRLSLDTKEVADVRGQYEKLRDEHGFRLLDYTVDSDSASPRACFQFSEELAKRTDFAPFLALAGQDKPALSAEGKQLCVDGLKHGERYNINLRAGLPSTVKEGLPKSAEFNIYVRDRKPFVRFTSRAYVLPRTGQRGIPVVSVNTPAVNINVFRIGDRNLINTVVDSDFQKTLSKYQLSDLGNERGVKVWSGELATAMTLNQDVTTAFPVDEALGELQPGVYVMTAAAKGPGSDDDYQLATQWFIVSDLGVTAYSGNDGIHVFVNSLASTDPVGKAEVRLVARNNEILATRKTDEAGHVLFEAGLARGEGGLSPAMLTVTGEKADYAFLSLKTSAFDLSDRGVAGRAVPAGADAFVYAERGVYRSSETVYLTALLRDGQGNAVNGGPLTLVIERPDGVEFRRAVLSDQGAGGRTLAVPLNSAVPTGTWRVRAFTDPKGSSVGETTFMVEDYVPDRIEFDLSAKDKLIKANTPVELKADGHFLYGAPASGLQLEGDMLIAPAAERPGFAGYQFGVADEETTSNERTPLENLPEADANGVATFPVTLDKQPASTRPQEAQIFVRMVETGGRAVERKLVLPVAPATALIGIKPLFADKNVAEGDKADFDVVFVSPEGKTLARDGLRYELLKMESRYQWYRQNNYWEYEPVKSTSRVADGDVTIAADKPTRISLAPRPGRYRLEVKSNDADGPVTSVQFDVGWYSDGSADTPDLLETSIDKPQYASGDTMTVSVNARTAGKLTINVLGDRLLTTQTIDVKEGTAQVKIPVGNDWGTGAYVVATLRRPLDAAAQRMPGRAIGLKWFGIDKQARTLQVKLTPPTLIRPNSMLKIPVKLDGLNPGEDAKVVIAAVDVGILNLTNYKPPAPDDYYLGQRQLSAEIRDLYGQLIDGMSGTRGQIKSGGDAGAAELQGSPPAQKPLALYSGIVTVGADGSAEVSFDIPEFAGTARVMAVAWTATKLGRANTDVVIRDPVVLTTTLPRFLLNGDHGTVNLEVDNVEGQAGDYVIKVKTGGPVKMTGNPATTVKLAAKQRNSFSLALDATAAGQATLDVDIKGPNGLALARHYAFDVKAATQVLARRSIRTLAKGESLTLTSDMFSDLVPGTGSVSVSASLSTALDAATILKALDRYPYGCSEQITSRAMPLLYVNDLAAGAHLAMDTEVDQRIRDAIERLLARQGSNGSFGLWSAGGDDAWLDAYVTDFLTRAREKGFVVPDILFKNALDRIRNSVVNGNEPEKDGGRDLAYGLYVLARNGAAPIGDLRYLADTKLNNLATPIAKSQLAAALALVGDRNRAERVYGAALDSLAPKPVLEFGRTDYGSQLRDAAALVSLASEGNAPKATLTQAVARVETARGLTPYTSTQENAWLVLAARALAKENLSIEVDGQAVKTALYRSYKSDTLSGKPLKITNTGDAPVQAVVSVSGSPVTPEPAASNGFKIERNYFTLDGKPADISKVKQNDRFAVVLKVTEAKPEYGHIMVSDYLPAGLEIDNPKLVSSGDSGTLDWIEDGAEPENTEFRDDRFTAAIDRASDSKAVFTVAYVVRVVSPGKYVLPQAYVEDMYNPSRYGRTGTGTVEVRAAK